A stretch of Desulfitobacterium dichloroeliminans LMG P-21439 DNA encodes these proteins:
- the citF gene encoding citrate lyase subunit alpha, which yields MKNILGREIPDYIEGYGEVKPFMGAFANYGERAKASVTLRSVKPGEKKLLANIEEALDKVGLKDGMTLSFHHHLRNGDYVLNQVMAVVAQRGYKDIHVAATGIFPIHEPLVDYMKKGIVTKISVNYISPGPVAKAISQGLLKHPAVFMSHGGRPRAIESGDLHVDVAFIAAPTADAYGNVNGVGGPAACGTLSYAVADAFFADKVVAVTDHLAPYPACPIEITQDFVDYVVQVESIGDANGIVSGTLTVTKDPVGLRIAKMAAQLINEAGYIQNEMSFQTGAGGTSLAVAAEVRKYMQEKNVVGSFAAGGITGYIVDMLNEGLFRNLFDVQCFDLKAVASYRENPRHQAMSGSLYGNPHDKGAIVNNLDVMILGATEIDTDFNVNVVTGSDGVIMGASGGHNDTAAGSKIAIIVTSLTKGRLPVIKDRVTTVTTPGETIDVLVTERGIAINPRRKDLLEKLKDSDLPITSVDELKRISESLTGVPETVEFTDRVVAVVEYRDGTVIDVVRQAKD from the coding sequence ATGAAGAATATACTTGGAAGAGAGATTCCAGATTATATAGAAGGATATGGTGAGGTTAAACCTTTCATGGGGGCCTTTGCCAATTATGGGGAGAGAGCGAAAGCCTCGGTAACCCTTCGTTCGGTTAAGCCGGGGGAGAAGAAGCTATTAGCTAATATCGAAGAGGCCTTAGACAAAGTGGGCCTTAAGGATGGGATGACCTTATCCTTCCATCACCATTTGAGAAATGGGGACTATGTCCTCAATCAAGTGATGGCAGTCGTAGCTCAGCGGGGCTACAAAGACATTCACGTAGCCGCTACCGGGATTTTCCCTATCCATGAGCCACTTGTGGATTACATGAAAAAAGGGATCGTTACCAAAATTTCTGTGAATTATATTTCGCCTGGACCTGTGGCGAAAGCTATTTCCCAAGGCCTCTTAAAGCATCCTGCTGTATTCATGAGTCACGGAGGACGTCCGCGGGCTATTGAAAGCGGTGACTTGCACGTGGATGTAGCCTTTATCGCTGCACCGACTGCCGATGCTTATGGTAATGTCAACGGTGTAGGAGGCCCTGCAGCTTGTGGTACCTTATCCTATGCAGTTGCTGATGCGTTTTTTGCGGATAAAGTAGTGGCTGTTACCGATCATCTCGCCCCTTATCCGGCTTGCCCCATTGAAATCACTCAGGATTTCGTTGATTATGTGGTTCAGGTAGAATCGATCGGTGACGCCAATGGTATTGTTTCCGGAACTCTTACGGTCACCAAGGATCCCGTGGGATTGCGAATTGCCAAAATGGCTGCCCAATTGATTAATGAAGCGGGCTATATTCAAAACGAGATGTCCTTCCAAACCGGTGCAGGTGGTACATCCTTAGCCGTTGCTGCCGAAGTACGTAAATACATGCAGGAAAAGAATGTTGTGGGAAGTTTTGCTGCCGGTGGTATCACTGGCTATATCGTAGATATGCTCAATGAAGGGCTATTTAGAAACCTCTTTGATGTCCAGTGCTTCGACTTAAAAGCCGTGGCCTCTTACCGTGAGAATCCTCGCCACCAAGCTATGTCCGGTTCTCTCTACGGTAACCCGCATGATAAAGGGGCCATCGTCAATAACTTAGATGTCATGATTCTAGGTGCCACAGAAATCGATACAGACTTTAATGTTAACGTAGTGACCGGTTCCGATGGCGTCATTATGGGAGCGTCCGGAGGGCATAATGACACTGCAGCGGGCTCGAAGATCGCGATTATCGTGACTAGCCTCACCAAAGGCCGGCTGCCGGTTATTAAGGATCGTGTCACTACCGTGACGACACCTGGGGAAACCATCGATGTCTTGGTTACGGAGCGAGGAATCGCCATCAACCCCCGCCGCAAAGATCTTCTGGAAAAGCTGAAAGATAGTGATTTACCTATTACATCCGTTGATGAACTTAAAAGAATATCTGAGAGCTTAACCGGGGTACCGGAAACGGTAGAATTTACCGACCGCGTCGTGGCTGTGGTAGAATACCGGGACGGAACCGTCATCGATGTCGTCAGACAAGCAAAAGATTAA
- a CDS encoding HpcH/HpaI aldolase/citrate lyase family protein, with translation MKRLRRSLLIISGNNPKSIQDAPVFDPDVVIFDLEERVAPQDKDSARNLVREALSFLDYSQVEVMVRVNPLDTDEGQKDVDRIARVKPGALIIPKANEQVIKQVEGILTKIEKEEGFPVGSVEVIPVLETAFGIENINQLMGSSPRVTGLWFNGEGLMAEFGTQRTKEGAELYFVRGRVGIACRAAGIDAIDTIFLDGNDYEGLANDASAAKRLGFTGKLALDGRQVDTLNAIFQ, from the coding sequence ATGAAAAGGCTAAGAAGAAGTCTTTTGATTATATCCGGTAATAATCCCAAAAGCATACAAGATGCACCCGTGTTCGATCCGGATGTGGTAATTTTTGATTTAGAGGAGCGGGTAGCCCCCCAAGATAAAGATAGTGCCCGTAACTTGGTGAGAGAAGCCCTGAGCTTCCTAGACTATTCTCAAGTAGAAGTCATGGTACGAGTAAATCCCCTCGATACTGATGAGGGACAAAAAGACGTGGACCGTATTGCCCGTGTGAAGCCAGGCGCCTTGATTATACCCAAAGCAAACGAGCAAGTGATCAAGCAAGTAGAAGGTATACTAACTAAGATTGAAAAAGAAGAAGGGTTTCCTGTGGGGTCCGTTGAGGTGATTCCAGTTTTGGAAACCGCTTTTGGCATAGAAAATATTAATCAACTTATGGGCTCTTCCCCTCGGGTGACCGGGTTGTGGTTTAATGGGGAAGGACTTATGGCTGAGTTCGGAACTCAACGGACAAAAGAGGGCGCGGAGCTCTACTTTGTGCGTGGCCGAGTTGGCATCGCTTGCCGGGCTGCCGGAATCGACGCTATTGACACCATATTTTTAGACGGTAATGATTACGAAGGCTTGGCTAATGACGCTTCGGCGGCGAAAAGATTGGGCTTCACCGGTAAACTAGCCTTAGATGGTCGCCAAGTCGATACCCTCAATGCCATTTTTCAATAA
- the citD gene encoding citrate lyase acyl carrier protein: MKICKTAQAGAFESNDVLITVAPNEQGGVQVQLETKRVILKQFGKQIEQVVRDQVAKMGAEDVIIKVQDKGALNYTIRARVQTALERALV, from the coding sequence ATGAAGATCTGCAAAACAGCACAGGCAGGAGCCTTCGAATCTAATGACGTGCTTATAACCGTTGCGCCTAATGAACAAGGCGGAGTTCAAGTTCAGCTGGAAACTAAACGCGTCATCCTCAAACAATTTGGCAAACAAATTGAGCAAGTGGTCAGAGACCAAGTCGCGAAAATGGGGGCAGAGGACGTCATTATTAAAGTTCAGGATAAAGGGGCCTTGAACTACACCATACGAGCTCGTGTTCAAACTGCGTTGGAGAGAGCACTTGTCTAA
- a CDS encoding YueI family protein, whose amino-acid sequence MTSLSEDKSQLEERLMIGLHGTPELKLGEKLEHLGVFRERILRLLTKDQVDDKQIYPEIEEALKDPRSTRLLLNGDLAFDFRAKYIKIARQYNKPYTVVNDPRLKGEVGLVVASDQAVDVNEVEVK is encoded by the coding sequence GTGACAAGCTTGAGCGAAGATAAAAGCCAATTAGAAGAACGTCTTATGATCGGTTTACACGGAACCCCCGAACTCAAGCTAGGTGAGAAGCTTGAACATCTCGGTGTCTTTCGCGAGCGCATTTTGAGATTACTGACCAAGGACCAAGTCGACGACAAGCAGATTTACCCAGAAATCGAGGAGGCACTGAAAGACCCACGTTCTACCCGTCTTCTCCTCAACGGGGATTTAGCCTTTGATTTTCGTGCCAAATATATAAAAATTGCTCGCCAATACAATAAACCTTACACAGTCGTCAACGATCCGAGATTAAAGGGCGAGGTCGGTCTTGTGGTGGCTTCTGATCAGGCGGTGGATGTCAATGAAGTTGAGGTCAAATAA
- a CDS encoding zinc-dependent alcohol dehydrogenase translates to MRAIVYEGVRDVKVKNVGDPAIINQDDIIVKVTSTAICGSDLHLIHGMVPNMPEGFVLGHETMGIVEEVGDEVHKLKKGDRVIVPFPVACGHCWYCEHDLWSQCDNSNTNGETGAYFGYSSTFGGYDGGQAEYLRVPYANVGPRIIPEELTDEQVLFLTDILPTSYWGVENGGVKKGDVVVVLGCGPVGLLTIKWAIFQGAKRVIAVDHISYRLDHAYRNYGVETINFEEHDNTGEYIKEITQGGADVVIDCVGMDGKASTIEKIETILKLQGGSKSAIEIATQAVRKGGTVSLVGVYGAKYNLFPLGDFFSRNITLKMGQCPAHSYVDRILDHIKTGRFDATDIITHRLSLDKGEHAYEIFDEKKDNCIKVVLKP, encoded by the coding sequence ATGAGAGCTATTGTTTATGAGGGAGTTCGAGATGTAAAAGTTAAAAATGTCGGTGACCCAGCAATAATTAACCAAGATGATATCATCGTTAAAGTTACTTCGACAGCCATCTGCGGATCGGATCTCCATCTTATTCACGGTATGGTGCCCAATATGCCGGAGGGTTTTGTCCTAGGGCATGAAACCATGGGCATAGTTGAAGAAGTTGGGGACGAAGTCCATAAACTAAAAAAAGGCGATCGTGTTATCGTTCCTTTTCCAGTCGCTTGTGGGCATTGTTGGTACTGTGAGCATGACCTGTGGAGCCAATGTGATAATTCCAATACCAATGGGGAAACGGGGGCTTATTTTGGCTACAGCTCGACCTTTGGAGGCTATGATGGCGGGCAGGCTGAATACCTAAGAGTCCCCTACGCTAACGTAGGGCCAAGGATTATTCCGGAAGAACTAACAGATGAACAGGTTCTATTTCTCACGGACATACTTCCAACTTCCTATTGGGGAGTAGAAAATGGTGGGGTAAAAAAGGGAGATGTGGTTGTAGTTCTTGGGTGTGGACCTGTGGGTCTATTGACGATCAAGTGGGCTATTTTCCAGGGAGCAAAGCGCGTGATTGCTGTAGACCATATTAGCTATCGGTTGGACCACGCCTATCGGAATTACGGTGTGGAAACAATTAACTTTGAAGAACATGATAATACGGGAGAATATATCAAGGAGATAACGCAGGGAGGTGCAGACGTGGTCATTGATTGCGTAGGCATGGATGGTAAAGCCTCGACGATTGAAAAGATTGAGACCATCTTAAAACTCCAAGGAGGATCGAAGTCGGCCATTGAAATTGCCACCCAAGCAGTACGCAAAGGTGGCACAGTGTCATTAGTGGGCGTCTATGGAGCTAAATATAATCTATTTCCTTTAGGAGATTTCTTTTCTAGAAATATCACCTTGAAAATGGGACAATGTCCTGCCCATTCTTATGTGGATCGGATCCTAGATCATATTAAAACTGGACGATTTGATGCTACGGATATCATTACTCATCGTTTGTCCTTGGATAAAGGAGAGCATGCTTATGAGATATTCGACGAGAAGAAGGATAACTGTATTAAGGTTGTCTTAAAACCATAG
- a CDS encoding Nif3-like dinuclear metal center hexameric protein codes for MPVSVGVIAQTIEKIAPKAWAEEWDNVGLLVGSFSSSVERVLVTLDLTPGILEEAIQKDAQLIVAHHPIMFRPLKNLRSDSQGAHLPLKLVQAGIGYYAAHTNLDQTTYSSCWSLGKALALDKMEYLRVTDAAHPYEEPAYDLIPLFNTGATRGYGVMGYLKEPVSLEAIASLLTVELKKLAPSNLEGKPVLRLAGDSQRRIRKVAIVNGSGGSFIAKALFNGVDLLITGDVDHHEALDALEAGLSIIDMGHFWGEVPMVQTLAGYLSNEKALAGVDVLISQRMKSPWQSL; via the coding sequence ATGCCTGTTTCGGTCGGTGTAATTGCGCAAACCATTGAAAAGATTGCCCCCAAGGCGTGGGCTGAAGAGTGGGATAATGTCGGTCTGTTGGTAGGAAGCTTTTCATCTTCTGTCGAGAGAGTTCTAGTGACCTTGGATCTTACTCCGGGCATATTGGAAGAGGCCATACAAAAGGATGCCCAGCTTATCGTCGCGCATCATCCGATTATGTTTCGGCCCCTTAAGAACCTGCGCTCAGATAGTCAAGGAGCACACTTGCCTCTAAAACTTGTTCAGGCTGGGATTGGTTATTATGCCGCCCATACCAATTTGGATCAAACTACATACTCTTCCTGCTGGAGCTTGGGGAAGGCCTTGGCTCTGGACAAGATGGAGTATTTGCGAGTTACGGATGCGGCTCATCCATACGAGGAGCCAGCTTATGACTTGATTCCGCTCTTTAATACGGGTGCAACTCGGGGTTATGGGGTGATGGGATATCTCAAGGAGCCAGTGAGTTTGGAGGCCATAGCAAGCTTACTGACTGTTGAGCTGAAGAAGCTTGCGCCCTCGAACCTTGAAGGGAAGCCTGTTTTACGTTTAGCGGGAGACTCTCAGCGGCGGATACGCAAAGTAGCCATAGTGAATGGCAGCGGCGGTAGCTTCATTGCTAAGGCCCTCTTCAATGGGGTGGATCTCCTGATTACAGGCGATGTGGATCATCATGAAGCTTTAGATGCCCTGGAGGCAGGATTATCCATCATCGATATGGGTCATTTCTGGGGTGAAGTTCCCATGGTACAGACTCTAGCTGGGTATTTAAGTAACGAAAAAGCTCTAGCTGGGGTAGACGTGCTAATAAGTCAAAGAATGAAGAGTCCTTGGCAGTCACTATAG
- a CDS encoding tRNA (adenine(22)-N(1))-methyltransferase gives MTVSVNIGPRLHMVATFVPKGSQLGDIGTDHAYLPIYLWESGRIEKAIAVDVHEGPYRSACAAIKGRGLTSVIDVRYGDGLTPIQPGEVDTLTLAGMGGNTMLEIFAAQGLVMSQVEDLILQPQGAEGKVRLTLLQEGWKMIEERYVAEEGRIYVVMHFSRRVGYTWEELQTKVHTWLGKLLIDVASPESQQDQELSEGLIRKWIWEFGPLGLENPQEELQVLIHEQKQTLQRTIGEMQKSAQTKVQKRIDEYNLSIRVLEGMEKCLFRSV, from the coding sequence ATGACAGTTTCGGTGAATATTGGTCCACGCCTACACATGGTGGCAACCTTTGTGCCTAAGGGTTCGCAGCTAGGCGATATTGGAACAGACCATGCCTATCTGCCCATCTACCTGTGGGAAAGTGGAAGAATAGAGAAGGCTATCGCCGTGGATGTCCACGAAGGACCGTATCGCTCGGCCTGTGCCGCCATTAAAGGACGTGGTTTAACCTCGGTTATCGATGTCCGCTATGGAGATGGCTTAACACCGATTCAGCCGGGGGAAGTGGATACACTGACCTTAGCGGGGATGGGTGGGAACACGATGTTGGAAATTTTCGCTGCCCAAGGGTTGGTGATGTCCCAGGTTGAGGACCTCATTCTGCAGCCCCAAGGCGCCGAAGGCAAAGTCCGCTTAACCTTACTTCAAGAGGGCTGGAAGATGATAGAGGAACGCTATGTAGCAGAAGAAGGACGTATCTACGTGGTCATGCATTTCTCCCGTCGTGTAGGGTACACATGGGAAGAATTGCAGACAAAGGTTCATACGTGGCTCGGGAAGCTTCTCATAGACGTGGCCTCTCCAGAGAGTCAACAAGATCAAGAACTATCCGAAGGTCTGATTAGGAAGTGGATTTGGGAATTTGGCCCCCTGGGCCTCGAAAATCCTCAAGAAGAGCTGCAGGTTCTGATTCATGAGCAAAAACAAACGCTACAGAGAACCATTGGTGAGATGCAGAAATCAGCCCAAACGAAAGTGCAGAAGCGAATAGATGAGTATAACCTGAGCATCAGGGTGTTGGAGGGGATGGAGAAATGCCTGTTTCGGTCGGTGTAA
- the rpoD gene encoding RNA polymerase sigma factor RpoD, translating into MAKTKVMSTKKKEPQEGGESMSVNQLKLDAVKELILQGKKKGSLTYREIMDALQGIELTADQIDEVYEQLGKMGIDVINESGEVEALVKVNDTIADDDVDEDEVEEEVDVDLSIPEGVGIDDPVRMYLKEIGRVPLLSAEEEIELAKRMEQGDESAKRRLAEANLRLVVSIAKRYVGRGMLFLDLIQEGNLGLIKAVEKFDYVKGFKFSTYATWWIRQAITRAIADQARTIRIPVHMVETINKLIRVSRQLLQELGREPTPEEIATQMDISVERVREIMKIAQEPVSLETPIGEEEDSHLGDFIPDEDAPAPSEAASFILLKEQLEEVLETLTPREEKVLRLRFGLDDGRTRTLEEVGQEFGVTRERIRQIEAKALRKLRHPSRSKKLKDYLE; encoded by the coding sequence GTGGCGAAAACTAAGGTCATGAGCACAAAAAAGAAAGAGCCTCAGGAAGGAGGGGAATCCATGAGCGTTAATCAATTGAAGCTCGATGCGGTGAAGGAACTGATTCTACAAGGCAAGAAGAAGGGTTCTTTAACCTACCGGGAGATCATGGATGCCCTCCAAGGAATTGAGCTCACCGCCGATCAAATTGACGAAGTGTATGAACAACTTGGCAAGATGGGAATAGACGTCATCAATGAGTCAGGTGAAGTCGAAGCCTTAGTCAAGGTCAATGATACCATTGCAGATGACGATGTGGATGAGGATGAAGTAGAAGAAGAGGTCGATGTGGACCTTTCTATTCCTGAAGGTGTGGGGATTGATGATCCAGTCCGTATGTACCTGAAGGAGATTGGCCGAGTTCCCCTTCTTTCCGCTGAAGAAGAGATCGAACTTGCCAAACGGATGGAGCAAGGAGATGAGAGCGCCAAACGCCGTTTAGCAGAAGCTAATCTGCGTCTGGTTGTCAGTATTGCCAAACGTTATGTAGGCCGGGGGATGCTATTCCTAGACTTAATCCAGGAGGGTAATCTTGGTCTGATTAAAGCGGTAGAAAAGTTTGATTATGTTAAAGGCTTCAAATTCTCTACCTATGCTACCTGGTGGATTCGGCAAGCGATTACCCGGGCGATCGCTGATCAAGCACGCACGATTCGGATTCCAGTGCATATGGTAGAAACCATTAATAAGCTCATCCGTGTCTCGCGTCAACTCCTCCAAGAATTAGGTCGCGAACCAACCCCTGAGGAAATCGCCACCCAAATGGATATCTCCGTGGAGCGAGTGCGGGAAATTATGAAGATTGCACAAGAGCCTGTATCCCTCGAGACACCGATTGGAGAAGAGGAAGACTCTCACTTAGGGGACTTTATCCCCGATGAGGATGCGCCAGCGCCCTCTGAAGCGGCGTCCTTCATCCTCCTAAAAGAGCAACTGGAAGAAGTCTTGGAAACACTTACTCCTCGCGAGGAGAAGGTATTACGTCTGCGCTTTGGTTTAGATGATGGCCGCACCCGTACCTTAGAAGAGGTCGGTCAAGAATTTGGGGTGACCCGCGAACGGATTCGTCAGATTGAAGCGAAAGCACTGCGGAAACTTCGCCATCCTAGTCGGAGCAAAAAGCTCAAGGATTATCTAGAATAA
- the dnaG gene encoding DNA primase, translating into MDYRIPEEIVEEVRLHSDIVDTISDYVRLQRKGKNYLGLCPFHAEKTPSFTVTPEKQIFYCFGCHTGGNVFSFLMRKENWSFLETVENLAEKHGIILPEKELSPREKEQQTRRRRWEEIHDWATGYFHEVLLHKPEGEPGRQYFRQRGIDDETIKQFRLGYAPERWEDLLEALSARGVSPQEVVQAGLALEREPSEGRSRGFYDRFRNRVIFAILDSRQRTIGFGGRVLDNSTPKYLNSPETAFFNKGHHLYGMHRAHQGIRERGFALLAEGYMDVIALQKAGFKNAVASLGTALTRDQAKLIRRYTGRVVIVYDSDQAGIQATLRAGEIVRDMGFRVDVLSLSGAKDPDEYLKTFGVEEFNKALAQAEPYIQFKYHVLIKTNPPGSAPEKAELVRELAPDIVKVQSPVEREGYERFLSLELSLTLDKVQEEIAGFDQKTAKKTADKENLRQKQDIYVKNRDNINRCANPSSDEVSVSDGVYRAERFLLRLLLEQLIPLSKFKADLEAGFWKVPYHQQIYTHIEKAPKLDNGALPHMDSDALLSKVAELMLEEIDLSHPERLFQDCLKQIHSLKEEETVEELQARMVDLEKSGDLAGAFALLKEIGERLRSGEN; encoded by the coding sequence GTGGATTATAGAATTCCTGAAGAAATCGTTGAAGAAGTTAGATTGCATTCGGACATCGTCGATACAATTTCCGATTATGTACGGCTTCAACGCAAAGGGAAGAATTATTTAGGCCTCTGTCCCTTTCATGCGGAGAAAACGCCGAGCTTTACGGTAACCCCAGAAAAGCAGATCTTTTATTGTTTTGGTTGCCATACAGGTGGTAATGTTTTTTCCTTTTTAATGAGAAAAGAGAATTGGAGTTTTCTTGAAACGGTAGAGAATCTAGCTGAAAAACACGGCATAATTCTTCCGGAAAAAGAACTTTCGCCCCGAGAGAAGGAACAGCAAACCCGTCGACGTCGTTGGGAAGAGATTCACGATTGGGCAACGGGTTATTTTCATGAAGTCTTGCTGCATAAGCCCGAAGGAGAGCCAGGTAGGCAGTATTTTCGGCAACGTGGGATAGATGATGAAACCATCAAGCAATTTCGTTTGGGTTATGCTCCAGAACGCTGGGAGGACCTCCTTGAGGCGCTGAGCGCACGAGGAGTAAGCCCCCAAGAGGTGGTTCAGGCAGGGCTTGCTTTAGAACGAGAACCATCCGAAGGAAGGTCCCGCGGATTTTATGATCGTTTTCGTAATCGGGTCATATTTGCGATTCTTGACTCGCGTCAACGAACCATCGGTTTTGGCGGGCGAGTTTTAGATAATTCAACACCCAAATATTTGAACTCACCTGAGACTGCTTTTTTTAACAAGGGACATCATTTATATGGTATGCACCGAGCCCATCAAGGAATCCGCGAACGAGGATTCGCTTTGTTGGCAGAAGGTTACATGGATGTTATCGCCTTGCAAAAAGCAGGCTTCAAGAACGCGGTAGCTTCTTTAGGAACAGCTTTAACCCGTGACCAGGCTAAATTGATTCGTCGCTACACAGGACGAGTAGTTATCGTCTACGATTCGGATCAGGCAGGAATTCAGGCAACACTACGAGCCGGAGAAATAGTGCGGGATATGGGCTTTCGCGTAGATGTCTTAAGTCTAAGCGGAGCTAAGGACCCGGATGAATACTTGAAAACCTTCGGAGTAGAAGAATTTAATAAAGCTCTCGCCCAAGCAGAGCCTTATATTCAATTTAAATACCATGTGTTAATCAAAACTAACCCTCCCGGATCAGCTCCGGAGAAAGCGGAATTAGTCCGAGAACTAGCACCCGATATCGTGAAAGTTCAGAGCCCGGTCGAGCGGGAAGGGTACGAGCGGTTTCTAAGTCTGGAGCTTAGTCTAACCTTAGATAAAGTCCAAGAGGAAATCGCCGGATTTGATCAAAAAACTGCGAAAAAGACGGCTGACAAGGAAAATTTAAGGCAGAAACAGGATATTTATGTAAAAAACAGGGATAATATCAATAGGTGTGCAAATCCATCTTCAGATGAAGTGTCAGTCTCTGATGGGGTGTATCGAGCAGAGCGGTTTCTTTTGCGTCTTTTGCTTGAGCAGCTGATTCCCCTCTCCAAATTTAAGGCAGATCTCGAAGCAGGATTTTGGAAAGTACCCTATCATCAACAGATATATACGCATATTGAAAAAGCACCCAAACTGGATAATGGAGCTCTACCGCACATGGACTCTGATGCTTTGTTAAGCAAAGTTGCCGAGCTGATGCTTGAGGAGATAGATTTATCCCATCCGGAACGACTTTTTCAAGATTGTCTGAAACAGATTCATTCCCTAAAAGAGGAAGAAACAGTAGAAGAGCTTCAGGCTCGCATGGTGGACTTAGAAAAATCCGGTGATTTGGCAGGCGCTTTTGCCCTGCTAAAAGAGATAGGAGAGCGGTTGAGAAGTGGCGAAAACTAA
- a CDS encoding GerMN domain-containing protein — MNKLKFRSFILAVSFLFFVFTTVGCGSDDISKNTPPTNTSSPNGAEPQPPEPTATVDKTMDVTLYFPTPDASGLVATKRTLNVTEETSAAAIKEIFKEFTNPSTGSVAPLPEKTELLDVKIKDGVATLNLSKSFRENFKGGTTGEEMVLFSIVNTLTKLPDVQSVEFLLEGELKAAILGGLDTSIPVEPDESLILK; from the coding sequence ATGAATAAATTGAAATTTCGCAGTTTCATCCTTGCTGTTTCTTTTTTGTTCTTTGTCTTTACAACGGTAGGCTGTGGATCCGATGATATCTCTAAAAATACCCCGCCCACGAATACCTCTTCACCCAATGGCGCTGAGCCCCAACCTCCTGAACCCACTGCGACCGTTGACAAAACTATGGATGTTACACTATATTTTCCTACCCCTGATGCTTCGGGCCTTGTCGCTACGAAACGGACTCTCAATGTGACCGAGGAAACTAGCGCGGCTGCCATAAAAGAAATTTTTAAGGAATTTACCAATCCTTCAACTGGGTCCGTTGCCCCCCTTCCCGAGAAAACGGAACTTCTCGATGTTAAGATTAAAGACGGTGTGGCAACCCTTAATCTTTCTAAATCCTTTCGAGAAAACTTCAAGGGTGGTACCACCGGGGAGGAAATGGTTCTTTTCAGCATCGTGAACACTCTTACTAAACTTCCGGATGTTCAAAGTGTTGAGTTCCTTCTCGAAGGCGAACTTAAAGCAGCTATTCTCGGCGGCTTAGACACTTCAATTCCCGTCGAGCCGGATGAGAGCTTGATTTTAAAGTAA
- a CDS encoding deoxyguanosinetriphosphate triphosphohydrolase — protein sequence MENIRLRTEQEERERLSLYAAKSSEAKRDREEEECTIRTKFQRDRDRILHSKPFRRLKHKTQVYIAPTGDHYRTRMTHSLEVSQISRTIGRGLRLNEDLIEAISLGHDVGHTPFGHVGEEAITKLIGRFEHNEQSIRILTVLTEGGKGLNLTREVLDGVLNHTSEGIPYTLEGQIVKTGDRIAYLCHDYDDSLRAGLIKKGDLPEHVVKTLGEKPSQMITTMVVDMIESSQSQTAIKQSSLVAEAMKQFRVFMFDRVYNSDTLREERRKGEYVVQALFQYYMENLSQLPQEYLEWANGNQVMAVVDYISGLTDNYAIELFQKLLVPRH from the coding sequence ATGGAGAACATTCGGCTCCGGACAGAACAAGAAGAAAGGGAGCGGCTGTCGCTCTATGCTGCCAAAAGCAGTGAAGCTAAACGGGATCGAGAGGAAGAGGAATGTACTATTCGGACGAAATTCCAACGGGATCGGGACCGGATTTTGCATAGTAAGCCCTTTCGTCGGCTTAAGCATAAGACCCAAGTCTATATTGCCCCGACAGGGGATCATTATCGGACGCGCATGACCCATAGTTTGGAAGTCTCCCAGATTTCCCGCACTATAGGCAGAGGGCTGCGCTTAAACGAAGATTTAATTGAAGCTATCTCATTGGGCCATGATGTGGGACACACTCCTTTCGGACATGTGGGAGAGGAGGCCATTACCAAGCTCATTGGCCGCTTTGAGCATAATGAACAATCGATCCGTATCCTTACCGTGCTCACAGAGGGAGGAAAAGGGTTAAACTTAACCCGCGAAGTTTTGGACGGTGTTCTCAATCATACAAGTGAAGGAATACCCTATACTTTAGAGGGTCAGATTGTCAAGACGGGGGACCGTATCGCCTATCTCTGTCACGACTATGATGATTCTTTACGGGCAGGACTGATTAAAAAAGGTGATCTGCCTGAACATGTGGTAAAAACTTTGGGGGAAAAGCCAAGCCAGATGATCACGACGATGGTAGTAGACATGATTGAGAGTTCCCAGAGCCAGACCGCTATTAAGCAGTCCTCACTCGTGGCTGAGGCCATGAAGCAGTTCAGGGTCTTTATGTTTGATCGGGTCTATAATAGCGATACCCTTCGCGAGGAACGCCGCAAAGGGGAGTATGTTGTTCAGGCTTTGTTTCAGTATTATATGGAGAATTTGTCTCAACTTCCTCAGGAGTATCTTGAATGGGCGAATGGAAATCAGGTGATGGCGGTCGTCGATTATATCTCAGGATTGACCGATAATTACGCCATCGAACTCTTTCAGAAGTTACTTGTGCCGAGGCACTAA